The Streptomyces sp. P9-A4 genome contains a region encoding:
- a CDS encoding YbaB/EbfC family nucleoid-associated protein, with product MNNPLEERLAEALAEFEETRARLDEAAAEAARISVTVTAKDRTVEATVGAQGELTQLRFPTNRYRTMAPAELASVVMGTIASARAQAASRLLDVYRPFGPIPGLDKDAEGGFAPVEWDELFAPLRQDPDLVVPSSRSTATSGGALLDELVDDEDGTAGGAGEGVAR from the coding sequence ATGAACAATCCCCTGGAGGAACGGCTCGCGGAAGCGCTGGCGGAGTTCGAGGAGACCCGGGCCCGCCTCGACGAGGCCGCCGCCGAGGCCGCGCGGATATCCGTGACGGTCACGGCCAAGGACCGCACGGTCGAGGCGACCGTCGGGGCGCAGGGCGAGCTGACCCAGCTGCGCTTCCCCACGAACCGCTACCGCACGATGGCCCCCGCCGAGCTGGCGAGCGTCGTGATGGGCACGATCGCCTCCGCCCGCGCCCAGGCTGCCTCCCGACTCCTCGATGTGTACCGGCCGTTCGGGCCGATCCCGGGTCTCGACAAGGACGCCGAGGGCGGCTTCGCGCCCGTCGAGTGGGACGAGCTGTTCGCCCCGCTGCGCCAGGACCCGGACCTCGTGGTGCCGTCCTCCCGCTCCACCGCCACCTCCGGCGGCGCCCTCCTCGACGAGCTGGTGGACGACGAGGACGGGACCGCCGGCGGTGCGGGGGAGGGGGTCGCGCGATGA